A DNA window from Bradyrhizobium barranii subsp. barranii contains the following coding sequences:
- a CDS encoding GlcG/HbpS family heme-binding protein codes for MLARTLLAATVLLMLAHPAMAQEPLATYKSLSPELALDLARASLDDCRSRGYQVAVAVVDRFGGTQVILRDRFAGAHTVSTASGKAWTAATFRTSTTELNAVSQPGMMQAGIRNLPGAVIIGGGLIVEAGGSLVGAVGVSGAPGGDADEACARAGIDAIRDKLEF; via the coding sequence ATGCTCGCTCGAACCCTGCTTGCGGCCACCGTCCTGTTGATGCTCGCGCACCCGGCAATGGCGCAGGAGCCGCTCGCGACCTACAAATCCCTGAGTCCCGAGCTGGCGCTTGATCTGGCCCGGGCATCGCTTGATGACTGCCGATCACGCGGGTACCAGGTAGCCGTCGCGGTCGTCGATCGCTTCGGGGGGACACAGGTGATCCTTCGTGACAGGTTCGCAGGTGCTCACACCGTTTCAACGGCCTCGGGCAAGGCGTGGACCGCAGCAACATTCCGTACCAGCACCACCGAACTGAATGCCGTCAGCCAACCTGGCATGATGCAGGCCGGTATCCGCAATCTCCCCGGCGCGGTCATTATAGGTGGCGGATTGATTGTCGAAGCGGGCGGTTCGCTGGTCGGAGCCGTCGGTGTGTCTGGGGCGCCCGGCGGTGATGCTGACGAAGCCTGCGCCAGGGCCGGAATCGACGCCATCCGCGACAAGCTCGAGTTTTAG
- a CDS encoding amidohydrolase family protein — protein sequence MPKLKLPNIDDVVAIDIHTHAEEPCGTHPDDGYDDFQAQMADYFKSPHKHPPTVPETAAYYRSKNIAAVIFPVDAERETGFRRYKNEEMLEIASDHLDVLIPFVSIDPHKGKLGVREARKLIEEYGVRGFKFHPTMQGFYANDRMAYPLYEEINNGGAIALFHTGQTGVGSGMPGGMGMRLKYSNPMYMDDVAADFPDLKIILAHPSFPWQEEALSVATHKPNVYIDLSGWSPKYFPPILVRYINSILQDKMLFGSDWPVITPDRWLSDFAKIEIRDEIRPKVLKANARKLLGI from the coding sequence ATGCCGAAGCTGAAGCTGCCCAACATCGACGATGTCGTCGCCATCGACATCCACACCCACGCCGAGGAGCCTTGCGGCACCCATCCCGACGACGGCTATGACGATTTCCAGGCGCAGATGGCGGACTATTTCAAGTCGCCGCACAAGCATCCGCCGACCGTGCCGGAGACCGCGGCCTACTACCGCTCCAAGAATATCGCCGCGGTGATCTTTCCGGTCGATGCCGAGCGCGAGACCGGCTTCCGCCGCTACAAAAATGAGGAGATGCTGGAGATCGCCTCCGACCATCTCGACGTCCTCATCCCCTTCGTCTCGATCGACCCGCACAAGGGCAAGCTCGGTGTGCGCGAGGCGCGCAAGCTGATCGAGGAATACGGCGTCCGCGGCTTCAAATTCCATCCGACCATGCAGGGCTTCTACGCCAACGACCGCATGGCCTATCCGCTCTACGAAGAGATCAACAATGGCGGCGCGATCGCGCTGTTCCACACCGGCCAGACCGGCGTCGGCTCGGGCATGCCCGGCGGCATGGGCATGCGGCTGAAATATTCGAACCCGATGTACATGGACGACGTCGCGGCAGATTTCCCCGACCTCAAGATCATCCTCGCCCATCCCTCCTTCCCCTGGCAGGAGGAAGCGCTGTCGGTCGCGACCCACAAGCCGAACGTCTACATCGACCTCTCGGGCTGGTCGCCAAAGTATTTCCCGCCGATCCTGGTGCGCTACATCAACTCGATCCTTCAGGACAAGATGCTGTTCGGCTCGGACTGGCCGGTGATCACGCCGGACCGCTGGCTGTCGGATTTCGCCAAGATCGAGATCCGCGACGAGATCCGGCCGAAGGTGCTGAAGGCCAACGCGCGAAAACTGCTGGGGATCTAG
- the ykgO gene encoding type B 50S ribosomal protein L36 — MKVRNSLKSLRGRHRANRLVRRKGRVYVINKVQRRFKARQG; from the coding sequence ATGAAGGTCCGTAACTCGTTGAAGTCGCTGCGCGGTCGCCATCGCGCCAACCGCCTGGTCCGCCGCAAGGGTCGGGTCTATGTGATCAATAAGGTGCAGCGCCGCTTCAAGGCTCGCCAGGGCTGA
- a CDS encoding tetratricopeptide repeat protein: MAVRFLAVSFPFARTLCLALVLGATGLTPALAQKELPAPPGKEQKKLPEAPAKLPKVDRSKNLDFLFGALKAAPDEASAKHVEARIWAIWIQTPSDTASLLMARAKTAVDAQKIDIAIKLLDSVIKLRPDYIEAWNRRATLYYMQNDYGRSLADIREVLIREPRHFGALAGLGMIMQEVGDEKRALEAYRKALAVNPHLEKIPEQVKALTEKVEGRDI; encoded by the coding sequence ATGGCAGTGAGATTCCTGGCAGTGAGCTTCCCTTTCGCGCGCACCCTGTGTCTGGCCCTTGTGCTGGGCGCCACTGGCCTTACGCCAGCCCTGGCGCAGAAAGAGCTGCCTGCCCCTCCCGGCAAGGAACAGAAGAAGCTGCCGGAGGCGCCGGCCAAGCTGCCCAAGGTCGACCGCAGCAAGAATCTCGATTTCCTGTTCGGCGCGCTGAAGGCCGCGCCCGACGAGGCCAGCGCCAAGCATGTCGAGGCGCGGATCTGGGCGATCTGGATCCAGACCCCGAGCGACACCGCATCGCTGTTGATGGCGCGGGCCAAGACCGCGGTCGACGCGCAGAAGATCGACATCGCGATCAAGCTGCTGGATTCGGTCATCAAGCTCAGGCCCGACTACATCGAGGCCTGGAACCGGCGCGCCACGCTCTACTACATGCAGAATGACTACGGCCGCTCGCTTGCCGACATCCGCGAGGTGCTGATCCGGGAGCCTCGCCATTTCGGCGCGCTCGCAGGCCTCGGCATGATCATGCAGGAGGTCGGTGACGAGAAACGTGCGCTCGAGGCCTACCGCAAGGCGCTCGCCGTCAATCCGCACCTCGAGAAGATCCCCGAGCAGGTCAAGGCGCTGACCGAGAAGGTCGAAGGCC